The Flavobacteriales bacterium genome includes a region encoding these proteins:
- the priA gene encoding primosomal protein N', giving the protein MPLALPTEYTYRIPQELNEEIAVGKRVVVQFGKKRIYAAVVFEINQNPPNYPAKYVLSVLDDVPVVGEQQLQFWRWVANYYLCTMGEVMNAALPNALKLQSQTKITLNVDTLHADNELDTSEMIIIEKLKISGSLTLDEVNEISKKKSGFKIVESLYKKGIIDITEQLNERYKPKIKKFIRIADKYYSNREEMQALFEKLEQGSTLQLHVLMKLVSTDINNKGVDKNEFIKANGLSPSSTSTLLKNGVLHEFEQVVERNSFQELEEYKINELTENQLNACEKLNNWFEEKSVVLLEGETSSGKTHVYIRLMEEVIKIGGQVLYLLPEISLTTQLIKRIQAYFGSQVLVNHSKFSDNERLEIWQKIREGEATILLAPRSGLFMPFHSLRLIIVDEEHEASYKQMEPAPRYNARDAAIMLAKYSGAKVLLGSATPSMETLYNASIGKYGFVKLEGRYNDVLKPEITIVNMREERKQKRLNGLFSSILLEKIELTLKHKKQVVLFQNRKGYVPVTECTECSWSPKCIHCDITLTYYRRDDKLRCHFCGYQILPINQCPACGNMAMKMVGYGTERVESELASIFQEARIQRLDYESTRTKTALQKIISGFENGEIDILIGTQMITKGFDFENLALVGILDADHSLNFPDFRAFERSFQLFAQVGGRAGRRKEQGEIILQTNQPQHPVIQQFTFGNYNDFYHREIIEREKFHYPPFGRIIKIVIRHKDWQQAQKAAEMLALLLRGRLEGIMLGPEEPHISKIRGLFIRQILIKIAPPMPINGIKLFLSEKLQIFRQNKDYKQVRVTVDVDPQ; this is encoded by the coding sequence TTGCCTTTGGCACTCCCAACCGAATACACCTACCGCATTCCTCAAGAGCTAAATGAAGAAATTGCAGTAGGAAAAAGGGTGGTGGTACAATTTGGCAAAAAAAGGATTTATGCCGCGGTAGTATTTGAAATCAATCAAAATCCACCAAATTATCCGGCTAAATACGTTTTATCTGTTTTAGACGATGTGCCGGTGGTGGGCGAGCAGCAGCTTCAGTTTTGGCGATGGGTAGCAAACTATTATTTGTGTACAATGGGCGAAGTAATGAATGCTGCTTTACCAAATGCACTAAAGTTGCAAAGTCAAACAAAAATAACACTTAATGTAGATACTCTACACGCTGATAATGAGCTTGATACATCGGAAATGATCATTATCGAAAAACTTAAAATTTCGGGTAGCTTAACGTTAGACGAGGTAAACGAAATTTCAAAAAAGAAAAGTGGTTTTAAAATCGTTGAATCTCTTTACAAAAAGGGAATTATTGATATTACAGAGCAATTAAATGAGCGTTATAAACCCAAAATAAAAAAGTTTATACGAATTGCCGACAAATATTATTCTAATCGAGAGGAAATGCAGGCATTGTTTGAAAAACTGGAACAAGGTTCAACCCTTCAGTTGCATGTGCTTATGAAACTCGTTTCGACGGACATTAACAACAAAGGGGTTGATAAAAATGAATTCATAAAAGCAAATGGTCTGAGTCCGTCATCTACAAGCACGCTGTTAAAAAACGGTGTTTTGCATGAGTTTGAACAAGTTGTGGAGCGAAATTCTTTTCAAGAACTTGAAGAGTATAAAATAAATGAATTGACTGAAAATCAATTAAATGCCTGCGAAAAATTAAATAATTGGTTTGAAGAAAAAAGCGTTGTTTTATTAGAAGGGGAAACATCAAGTGGCAAAACTCATGTTTACATCCGACTGATGGAAGAGGTGATTAAAATTGGTGGCCAAGTGTTGTATTTGCTTCCTGAAATTTCGCTCACAACACAGTTGATAAAAAGAATTCAGGCGTATTTTGGATCTCAGGTTTTAGTAAACCATTCCAAATTTAGCGACAATGAACGATTGGAAATATGGCAAAAAATTAGAGAAGGAGAGGCAACTATTCTATTGGCTCCTCGTTCGGGTTTGTTCATGCCCTTTCATAGTTTGAGGCTTATAATTGTTGACGAAGAGCACGAAGCAAGTTACAAGCAAATGGAACCCGCTCCCAGATATAATGCAAGAGATGCAGCCATAATGCTGGCAAAATATAGTGGGGCAAAAGTTTTGCTTGGAAGTGCTACTCCCTCAATGGAGACACTCTATAATGCCAGTATTGGCAAGTATGGTTTTGTAAAATTAGAGGGTAGATACAACGATGTTTTAAAACCCGAAATAACCATTGTAAATATGCGTGAAGAACGCAAGCAAAAAAGACTTAATGGCTTGTTTAGCAGTATTTTGCTTGAAAAAATTGAGCTAACACTTAAACATAAAAAACAAGTGGTTTTATTCCAAAACCGAAAGGGATATGTACCCGTAACGGAGTGTACAGAATGTAGTTGGTCGCCTAAGTGCATACATTGCGATATAACTTTGACCTACTATCGGCGTGATGATAAACTGCGTTGTCATTTTTGTGGCTATCAAATACTACCAATAAACCAATGCCCTGCTTGCGGAAATATGGCGATGAAAATGGTTGGATATGGCACGGAAAGAGTTGAGTCGGAGCTTGCTTCCATTTTTCAAGAAGCTCGTATTCAAAGACTTGATTATGAATCAACTAGGACAAAAACAGCACTACAAAAAATAATATCAGGGTTTGAAAACGGAGAAATTGATATTTTGATTGGTACCCAGATGATTACGAAAGGGTTTGATTTTGAAAATTTAGCTTTAGTTGGAATTTTGGATGCCGACCACTCCTTGAATTTCCCTGATTTCAGGGCTTTTGAACGGAGTTTTCAGTTGTTTGCACAAGTTGGTGGCCGAGCCGGACGAAGAAAAGAGCAAGGAGAAATTATTTTGCAGACAAATCAGCCACAACATCCTGTAATACAGCAATTTACATTCGGAAATTATAACGATTTTTACCACCGAGAAATAATAGAACGAGAGAAATTTCATTATCCACCTTTTGGTAGAATCATAAAAATAGTTATTCGTCATAAAGATTGGCAGCAAGCCCAAAAGGCGGCTGAAATGTTAGCTTTGTTGCTGCGAGGCCGATTAGAAGGAATTATGTTAGGGCCTGAAGAGCCGCATATTTCAAAAATTAGGGGGTTATTT